The DNA sequence AACATGGTTTTCACCAATCGGCCTATGATCACTCACTCTTTATCAAAAAATCCTCTACAAGTTTCCTTGCACTTTTAgtctatgtcgatgacatagtAATTGCAAGCACCAATGCTTCTGAAGCCACTTCCTTTAAGGCCTTTCTAAACTCAATATTTAAACTCAAAGACCTCGGCCACTTAAGAttcttccttggccttgaaaTTGCAAGATCCAAAAGAGGCATTTCTGTTTCTCAAAGACATTTTACTCTGCAACTACTAAATGAAACTAGTCTCCTTGGCTCTGAGGCTGTTTCTACTCCCATGGATGCCAACCTTTCTCTAAGCAAAGACATTGGACTTCTTGTCAATGATGCTACATCTTACTGGAGTCTAATTGGTAAGGTTTTCTTCCTTACCATAACACGGCCTGATATTGCCTATGCCGTGAATAGACTCATCCAATATAATAGTGATCCTCGACAACCCCATCTCAAAGCTGCTTATCGGATCGTCCAATATCTCAAAGGCACTCTTGGACAAGGACTCATATTTTATTCCAACTATGCCTCACAGCTTCCTACAGAATGACTTCTCCAACTTTAAGCCTTCTCTGATGCAGATTTGGGCACCTGCCCTGATACACGCCGCTCTATTACTGGTTTTTGCATCTTCATTGGCCAATCCCTCATCTCTTGGAAGTCAAAGAAGCAATCTACAGTGTCTAAATTctctgccgaagctgagtacaagTCCCTTGCCAATACAACTTGTGAGATCATGTGGCTTCACAACATCCTTACTGATTTCAGCATCTACACATCTCAACCAACAACCATTCATTGTGACAATCAAGCCGCCATCCATATATCTGAGAATGCAGTCTTTCATGAGCGCACCAAGCATGTTGACATAGACTGCCATATAGTTCGAGAACAAGTCAACAAAAATCGCATCAAGCTCTCCTATGTTCCCTCTCGGCACAATATTGCTGACATAATGACAAAAGTTCTATTCCCTACTCAATTCCAAACTTTTTTGTCCAAGATGAGTGTTTCCAATCTTTAcactccatcttgagggggagtCTTAAACAATATTAGTTATGTTAGTTATATCCTATTAGGCTGTTAAGAAGGTTGTTAAGGTTAGTTAATTGTTTAACTAACTGGTTATTAATTAGTTGTTGATTTCCATCAGTCCTTGATGTATAAATACCTTAATTCTTCATTAATAAAATCATTCAGCTTTTTACTCTCAATAACAAAGATTAATAGTTTTTGGTGTAGGTGTATTTTTTGGAAGtattttttgtattaagttTATACTCTGAAAGTTGTTGAATTTACATTGCAAGAAAACTGTTTGATAAAATGTCTCAAAGTTATTTGGTAGAAGCATGATTTTAATGGATTCTCtttcaattcttttttttttttggctacgAGTGATAAATTTATCTTCTTTTTCTGCTGGTTATTGTTATTTTGATCATCTTATAAGAAGATTAGGGATTCTAATCTATGTTTTAATGGTTCTCAAAGACTAATGTGCCATTTTCACAAAGCTTGAGTGGAGAATGGATAAGGAAGTTGAATTTAAGGGGTACCAAGATAGAAAATGGTGTAAGAATATACAGACATTCAATTCTATCATTCTTTTACTTTAGGCTAAATACATATTGCAGACAGGTTGCCAGCATGGGATACACCTAGTGGAATTCCTTACAACATTATCAACTTAGAACAAGGAAGGCCACACAACCCAAGTTGTCTCTAACTTCTTCTATGGGGAACCTTTTATATATGATGATAGGCCTTTACAAGATTGGTTAAAAAGATCATGAAACATTTTTTCTGTACTGAATTTGCTAACTTACGCAATACATCTTTGTTTTTATTGACAAAAGATATTGTTTGCAGCTTTTATGAATATTTGCTTAAACATTCTTAAActttttatatatgttctgtCTCGTTTCTTTCTTTGCCGTCTGAAGACTTAAGCAACTCTACCAGTAATTTTTTCGTGCAGCAGCTTCCCTAGTCCTTTCCTGATCGACGAAGATAGTGGTTGTTTGGGGTTCCCATAGCGGTTCGCGGTTCACCGAGGTTCGTGGCTGTTCGGAGTTGATGACAGTTACTTTTTGATGGCGATTAGTGGTCGACGATGCTTCTTGGACTTGTGGTTGCCATTGAAGAGGTTGAAAATATTTGggattaattttctttttatttttgttgttttggtCATGCTCATATATGGGTTTGTAGTCCTTTTTCTTAGCTATTTTGTTCATGCCTATCTTTGAATTTGTAGTCATTTCTGTTaagattttatgtttttattttattttgaaatgcttattattatttctatatTGAGTCTACTTTTTCTTATAACCACAATTCCTGCACAATATGAGAAAGTCAATGCTTCTTGTtcaatatcttttcaaatattttagttaattatttGTTTGTCTTGGTGTTCATTTTAGTCATTCTCAATATATATTAATGcataagattatataaatagaaTAATGGCCTACTATTACCCCAAAGCATTATGTATTTGtgcaaattcttttttttttttttgaacaaaaggATAATTTTATTCAAAAGAACAGAACAATACACAACAAAGGCCGGAAGGGAAACCAACCGCCagcaaagagaaaaagaaaaggctACCAACTATTGAGTAACCTCAACACATATTGATCTTTCTTCTTTTGACTAGTACAAAAAAGCCCAAGAACTCTAGCCTTAACAACACTCTTAATCTCTTTGCTAAGTGAAGCAACTGAATTACAAACCATATTAAACAAGCAGTCATTTCTATTCTTCCACAGTAAATACAAGGCAGCAGCAGTAATGGCATTCATGATTTTAGAAGCTAAGTTAACTTTAGCTGGAAGAACCTGGTCATGAAGTTCTGAGATGTTTTTCGGCCAACGCATCTGCCCAGCCCATTTTTCTACAAACACAATGAGATTCCTTGTGAAGATGCATTCAAAAAATAGATGATTATGGGATTCCGGAGCATCATCACAGACCAAACACAGCCCTGAATGAATGGGAAAAAATCTGCTCAAGTGATCACGGGTGAGCAGGTTTTCATTTATGATTTGCCAAAACATGAACCTGTGTTTAGGAACAATATATTTATGCCAAACAGTAGCAGTATAGGGAGTTCTAATAGGTCCAATCAACTCATTATAAAACCTGTTCACTTTGAATTTATTACCTTTCACCGCCTGGTTCACCATGTTTGCATTCGTCACATTTCTAATCTTCAAAAGCTTCTTGAAGTACCAACTCAGGTCTGGTTTTATCGGGCAAGACCACGCGTCCTGATTCTTTAAGTAAATGGAGTTGATCCATTTCACCCAAAGATTATCTTGCTTGCTCAAAATCGCCCACAAGTGTTTGGCAACCCTCGCCATGTTCCATTTCTTCCCCTCTCTGAAACCAATACCACCGAACTGTTTAGGGAGACAAACTTTTTCCCATGATGGCATATGCAGCTTACTCCTATTACCATTCACACCCCAGAGAAAGTCACGACATTTTTTATCCACGGCTACCACAATTTTTTGGGGTAGAATAAATAGACTCATCCAAAAATTCTGGATCCCAAGCAAAACCGAATGAATTAATTGCGCACGGCCAGCAAAGGATAAATTCCTACTAGCCCACCCAATTAATTTCAAGCTAAGCTTATCCAAAATGACACCACAATCTTCGGCTCTCCACTTTGTTGGTCTAAGTTTCACACCCAAATAATTGAGCGGGAAAGACCCCTCTCTTCCATTTGAGTTATTTCCAAGATTGCATTCTTGATCTCCTCCTTGacgcccccccccccccaaaacaGATGTGGGACTTCTTTTTATTAGCTACTAACCCAGTCGCTTGGCTGAAATCTTGAAAAGCTTCATTGACTAACTCCACAGAATTCATATTTCCCTTacaaaaaataatgagatcgtCTGCAAAGCAAACGTTCGTTAATCTCAAGTTCTTACAAAGAGGATGGAAGCCAAATCCTTTTTTTTTCGAATAATGAGATAACAACCTAGACAAGTATTCCATAATCAAGACAAACACCAGGGGAGACAAAGGGTCCCCTTGGCGGAGACCTTTCTCACCTTTAAAGGAACCTTGAATTCTACCATTAAGCAAAAGGAAGTAAGTAGTACCTCTAAGACAAACAAGCAACCAATGAATGAATCTCGAGGGAAAGCATAAGCTGTTTAGGAGGTCTTCCACAAATTGCCAGTCGACAGTATCGTAGGCCTTACTCAAATCAATCTTCATTATGCACCGAGCATAAATGTTTTTCCTTGTGTATCCTTTAAGGAGATCTTGGAAAATCATAATGTTGTGGGCAAGCAAACGATTTTTGACGAAAGCTCCCTGGTTGTCATTCACAAGACTAGGAAGAACTTCTGTCAATCTAGAACAAATCATCTTGGAAATACATTTATACACAGTATTACAGCAAGCAATAGGCCTATAGTCACTAGCATCCTTTGGCTCTTGGGTCTTCAGGATAAGAGTGATGACTGCATCCTTCAGTGAGGTTGGCATAATGCCCTCCTCAAAGAAATTAAGAATAGCCGTAGAAACATCATGTCCAATATCCTTCCAAAGACTTTTAAAAAATCCAGAACTGAATCCATCTAGGCCAGGCTTTTCATTGAGTGAATTCCAAACATTGCCTGCTTCACATCTTTCTCTTTGAATGGTCTTATCAGTCTAAGTTGTTGCTCAATAGAAAGGACCGGCCCCTGATTAATACAATGTTTATCCAGCCTTTTAGTTGCAGAACTTTTCTTTCCCATAAAATTTCTGAAATGGTTAAGAAAATGCTCTACAACTTGGTTATAATCATCAACAATCATCCCATTCCTCTCAAAGGTAGTGATTctattttctaatcttcttttcttcaaaaagGAGTGAAAATACCTGGTATTATCATCACCATTCTGTAACCAAGACACTTTACTCTGTTGCCGAAGAAAAACAGAGTATTGTTTCAAGGCTGCAACATACTCAAGACTTTTCACTTTCTCTTCTTGAAGCAGGATGTTGTTGTTCGGTTCTCTGGCTAGATTATCCTGAGCTAAGATAAACTCATCTTTGCAATGATTATATCGCTGCTCAATATCTCCTGCCTCCTCCCTATTGAACTTCTTCAAAATATGCTTCACTCTCAGTAATTTCTTCACTAAACCGGCAGTGTTCTTAGTATCAAAAGAATTGAACCAGCTGCTTAGAGTTCTCTCTCTGAATTTACTATGTAAAGCCCAGTGATTGCAGAATCTAAAAGGTCTCACACCCACACTACCGATTCTGTTGTTTTTGACAATGCAAAAGCTATGATCTGAAATGCACTCCCATTTAAAGCAAGCTTCATTGTCGGGGAAATGGTCCATCCAATCTTCATTAAGAAGAACTCTATCAAGCTTTGAGAAAATTCTAGACCCAAGATCATGCTTGGTAGACCAAGTGAAGTAAGATCCTGAGCTTTTGATCTCATCCACTTTGCCTAAAGCAAGCCAATTCTAAGCATCTTCAATGTCTTTAGCCAAGACTTGCTTACCTCCATTCCTATCTTGAAAACAGAACATCGCATTAAAGTCTCCAAGGATTAACCAAGGCTTATTAACCATCCCTATTCCTGCCAACTTCTCAAAAAGAGACCTCCTTTCCAAAGCCGAATTACTGCCATAGACTGCAGTGAAGTAAAATTCCTCCCCCAAGCCTATCACTTTCACCCTGCTGTGGACAAATTGGAAATCCTCCTCTATGATCTCAACATGAACAAATTTCGCTTGCCAAACCAGAATTATTCTTTTACTAATAACAGAACTCGAGTAGAACTCCCAGTTGGGAAAACTAGTAGTCACAACCTCTTTAACCTTGTCATGCTCTATTTTAGTTTCTAGAAGAGCACCAAGCCCTACTTTATTCTCTCTAAGCACATCCAAAACCGATCTCTGCTTATCCCTTTTATTCAGACCCCTACCATTCCATCCCATTATGTTGCAGACTTCCATAGGATATCAGTATTTTTTGTGACCAATTCTCCATCCCCCGTATCTCGCTAGAATCTCATACCCATTACTAGTGGCTGCCTCTCCCCCATTCCTAACAGCTTGTTTAGAACCTGTTTTACGAGGAGTAATCCATTTTGAATCATCAAAGTTGTTCCCAACTCTAACCTGCTTCTCATGAACACCATCAGCTATTGTTTCTGTTTGGCAGCCCCTATCATCCTTAGCTATCATTTCTGGCATTTCATCAACATTAGACACATTCTTCTCTACCATAGTATCCTTATTTTTTTGTTCACCAGCCCCTTTTTTCTTCCAAACAATCGGTCCCTTCTCCTTGTTACAGTTAGCAATAGTATGTCTAAGAAGACCACATGCCCCACACTTTGACGGAAGCCATTCATATTCAACAGTCTGTTCTGCAAGTTTCTTTCTCTCATTGATATATGCTATTGTTTTAGGTGGACAATCTGAAATCTCAATGTCCACTAAAACTCTAGCATATTTAATCATAGTTCTACTTAAAGTGACCTTGTCAACCATCATTGGTTTGCCAATGGTACTAACAAGCGCACTAAGATTGTTTCTACCGCAATATTGCAAACCAAGACGATTCAAGTGCACCCAAACAGGGACTGACTTAACCATTCTCTCAACATCCATATCTGCCGTCTAGGGTCTTAGAATAACAGGTTTTTTATCAAAGTGGATTATCCCTGTTTCTAGTATAAGGTCCCTTGTCACCTCATCTCTGAAACTAACAAGAGTGAAACCCGAATTCATTCGCGCAATCCTCTCAACCCCCAGATTACCCCAGATTCTTTTAATAAATCCCTCAAAAACCCTGAAAGGGGGGTTAGCCCCTAACACTAAACAGACAATCGAATTTTTCCACAGagcaactgttgggttttatgccctaaataaaactcatttcaatataatcagatttacttattaatatagatcagaaataacatttaatgtggcatggttcacatgatttatttcatgattatatgtacataatgtataaattcatctgaaacccttttcacatacttgatcctatttattgtgccgtcaacacattggaaagtaaacatgactatgtgaataaattttcctagatttatcagacatagggttttactgatatgataatctacaacaagagtttacttgcatttggagaaatgctatgttctttccagagcattggttaaagtaaagctcaggttggatgcatggagtatgcatcagaagggaccgatattgaactttgacttagatttaattaaacttaccgtaatatctattcaagtcaatatcgcctagttgatcctagatcaaatgttcttaatcctgatatgattaggctctatctcgaaaggctattcgtgttctttgatttgttagttaagcctacttttaggtcagggtgatacgtacattttgggaacacggtagtgcaattgagtgggagcgctaacataaacatggaatctatagcttctatctggcgaatagtaagcaaaggatgatctccttcgagcttgaccaaacgaacataaatggtggagtactcatttcacataagctgaaatatcatttatacggggtcaagtgttttaaggaataaatacattgtagggtgtaacggtaatttaatccctttacagtgtagatcattcatatagaggatcattgatcacattaggattataacaatggataactaatgatgtgtcaatatggtggaacatatagagcattctatatactgagagtgcaactctaagttctatgcgtggattcaacgaagaattaataagttagtgaattttagtgataaattcttgatctacttattggaagctcgattatatagacccatggtccccgcactagttgagataatattgcttgtaagactcatataattggttttgattaatcaattataattctcaaattagactatgtctatttgtgaaattttcactaagtaagggcgaaattgtaaagaaagagtttataggggcatatttgttaattatgatactttgtatggttcaattaataaatatgataaatgacaatattatttaataattatttatagttattaaatagttagaattggcatttaaatggttgaattagaaaattggcgtttttgagaaaatcagatgcagaaaaggtaaaactgcaaaattgcaaaaagtgaggcccaaatccactagtatagggccagccacttttgtaggaaatttaaactgatattttcattattttaatgccaaataattcaaacctaaccctagtgtaatgctataaatagatagtgaaggcttcaggaaatttacacttaaattttctatttttccttcagagaaaaacctgagccttctctctccctatctttggctgaacccactctctctctcttcctcattgagatttcgaaattctttgtgtgagagtagtgcccacacacagcaagtgatacctcaatcatagtgaggaagatcgtgaagaaagactttcagcaagaaggagtttcagcatcaaagattcaaagaaagagatccaagttcagatactTATaatgctacaaaaaggaatcaagggctagatatctgaacggaaggagtcattatgttccgctgcacccaatgtaaggtttcctaaactttatatgtgtttatttcatcgtttgagaaagttcatatttagggtgttaataaacatacttgtgagtaaatctaagatcctggtaaaataaaattccaacaactggcctcagatccatggtaattgatttacttgcaagaagtttggactttaaaacgattgtttgtttgtttttggatggtatcatgttgtattgagtgttatttgatgattgattggtgtttgtgagttttcgttaaaaataattgaatatctgtttctgaaattatttttattggatagtatggaaaaaattaagcaagttatttttttacagaactcaatttcgatttaatttgaattagttatgattttttgaagattccgaaaaatcggagctgtgctgaaattttcctacgatcgcgaaaactgtccgtacagctcacaattttttcgtttttcttcgttttttcatgctttttcatggaattaacttccgattttttgtgtagttctgtatttatactattactattcctaattcaattctaattatcattttgaattaatttaatattttttaaatttaattcaagatattagtgtaatttgaatttaaaatagttagtatctatcttatctgcttaataatctatcttatttttaaatttgattatatgttatcttatttttaaatttaaggtcagattttaaatttttaaattaaatcttttttaaataatttgaccgtatttaaatttaaaataagataactataatcatgtaattttaaatagatataagatattttgctaacttttaaattttgttattttatttatttaaattacatttaaaatctgaaaaagatattcatttatcttttttaattttttatttaatttttatttgtaaaataacatttaaattttaaaagtagttagcaaattttgaaatgatatttaggttggttgaacctaatttttcaaaattgtaggtttaattttaaatttaaattattttttttttaaattttcgaatttttcaaatttttttaaattttcaaaaattattttttaattaattaattatttcgaaattaattattcaatttaaaattaaataaatcctacatccaactatccagctaaccttgttgcaggagtatgtgttttagcttgtgtgtaagttttcaaaacctattattac is a window from the Cannabis sativa cultivar Pink pepper isolate KNU-18-1 chromosome 1, ASM2916894v1, whole genome shotgun sequence genome containing:
- the LOC133035175 gene encoding uncharacterized protein LOC133035175, producing MEVCNIMGWNGRGLNKRDKQRSVLDVLRENKVGLGALLETKIEHDKVKEVVTTSFPNWEFYSSSVISKRIILVWQAKFVHVEIIEEDFQFVHSRVKVIGLGEEFYFTAVYGSNSALERRSLFEKLAGIGMVNKPWLILGDFNAMFCFQDRNGGKVDEIKSSGSYFTWSTKHDLGSRIFSKLDRVLLNEDWMDHFPDNEACFKWECISDHSFCIVKNNRIGSVGVRPFRFCNHWALHSKFRERTLSSWFNSFDTKNTAGLVKKLLRVKHILKKFNREEAGDIEQRYNHCKDEFILAQDNLAREPNNNILLQEEKVKSLEYVAALKQYSVFLRQQSKVSWLQNGDDNTRYFHSFLKKRRLENRITTFERNGMIVDDYNQVVEHFLNHFRNFMGKKSSATKRLDKHCINQGPVLSIEQQLRLIRPFKEKDVKQDIGHDVSTAILNFFEEGIMPTSLKDAVITLILKTQEPKDASDYRPIACCNTVYKCISKMICSRLTEVLPSLVNDNQGAFVKNRLLAHNIMIFQDLLKGYTRKNIYARCIMKIDLSKAYDTVDWQFVEDLLNSLCFPSRFIHWLLVCLRGTTYFLLLNGRIQGSFKDDLIIFCKGNMNSVELVNEAFQDFSQATGSKLHMPSWEKVCLPKQFGGIGFREGKKWNMARVAKHLWAILSKQDNLWVKWINSIYLKNQDAWSCPIKPDLSWYFKKLLKIRNVTNANMVNQAVKGNKFKVNRFYNELIGPIRTPYTATVWHKYIVPKHRFMFWQIINENLLTRDHLSRFFPIHSGLCLVCDDAPESHNHLFFECIFTRNLIVFVEKWAGQMRWPKNISELHDQVLPAKVNLASKIMNAITAAALYLLWKNRNDCLFNMVCNSVASLSKEIKSVVKARVLGLFCTSQKKKDQYVLRLLNSW